Proteins encoded in a region of the Chrysiogenia bacterium genome:
- a CDS encoding tetratricopeptide repeat protein, giving the protein MSKESSDEFREALPLLALLALTALAYANGMTGGFIFDDRLLAQHAWAWKPISQWGWGLPNPMGHAAQRPIVTAAFYLDYFLFDKHPTGYHVINLILQMVNVWLCWLLAIRLGLTRRAAWIVAAVFAFHPVQTESVVYISGRRDLLLGFFYLTTFLLYLKYREEKPLWWQITLPIYFFVGMNAKESIFTLPGLFLLYEALLAKNPWRDPPESQGVDSPWRRIWRGFTEYKVMYALIFALGVPLLIHRSFISTHLGYDPTGNLIGGTLGTHTMTALRAQVILLWRLIFPLHLLADYSMKSIAISSGWGDPLGWGAMAVIVALIGSIFWNLSRRPWVAFALSIIVLGLLPTAQIIRHREVTAEHYLYLPCIGFGMLLAMADARLRASKVQNSATVAMIALTVLFSLYVVRCWARNPSYDSPMTFWSTVERDSPQSARAQINLGAHESLTGQYGGAELLKRFERAQEYDPNNAGGYANAGLIYKSFGKNEKAIKLFQRALEIEPRNPDYKVDLARLLYDSGRLTEAWEQLEWVRVNVPGHERMQALRREILLKQAMEARAKS; this is encoded by the coding sequence CGCAGTGGGGCTGGGGCCTGCCCAATCCCATGGGTCATGCCGCGCAGCGCCCGATCGTCACGGCGGCCTTCTATCTCGACTACTTTCTCTTCGACAAGCATCCGACCGGCTATCACGTCATCAACCTGATTCTCCAGATGGTGAACGTCTGGCTGTGCTGGCTGCTGGCGATTCGGCTGGGACTCACGCGCCGTGCCGCCTGGATCGTCGCGGCGGTCTTTGCCTTTCATCCGGTACAGACCGAGTCGGTGGTCTACATCTCCGGCCGGCGCGACCTGCTGCTGGGCTTCTTCTATCTCACGACCTTCCTGCTCTATCTGAAATACCGCGAGGAAAAACCGCTGTGGTGGCAGATCACACTGCCGATCTATTTCTTTGTCGGCATGAACGCCAAGGAATCGATCTTCACCCTGCCGGGCCTGTTCCTGCTTTACGAGGCGCTGCTGGCGAAGAACCCCTGGCGCGATCCGCCCGAGTCCCAGGGCGTCGATTCCCCGTGGCGACGCATCTGGCGCGGCTTTACTGAATACAAGGTGATGTACGCCCTGATCTTCGCGCTCGGGGTGCCGCTGCTCATTCACCGCTCGTTCATCTCGACGCACCTTGGGTACGACCCCACCGGCAACCTGATCGGCGGCACGCTCGGCACTCATACGATGACGGCGCTGCGTGCGCAGGTGATCCTGCTCTGGCGTCTGATATTCCCGCTGCATCTGCTCGCCGATTATTCGATGAAGAGCATCGCCATCTCCAGCGGCTGGGGCGATCCGCTCGGCTGGGGTGCCATGGCCGTGATCGTCGCCTTGATCGGTTCGATTTTCTGGAACCTCTCGCGCCGCCCGTGGGTAGCTTTTGCACTGAGCATCATCGTGCTGGGCCTGCTGCCCACGGCGCAGATCATTCGCCACCGCGAAGTGACAGCCGAGCACTATCTCTATTTGCCGTGCATCGGCTTCGGGATGCTGCTGGCCATGGCGGACGCGCGTCTTCGCGCCTCGAAGGTTCAGAACTCCGCCACCGTAGCGATGATCGCGCTGACGGTTCTCTTCAGCCTCTACGTCGTTCGCTGCTGGGCGCGCAATCCGTCCTATGATTCTCCAATGACATTCTGGAGCACGGTCGAGCGCGACTCGCCCCAATCGGCGCGCGCGCAGATCAACCTGGGCGCACACGAATCGCTCACCGGGCAATACGGCGGCGCGGAACTACTCAAACGCTTTGAACGCGCGCAGGAATACGACCCCAACAACGCGGGCGGCTACGCCAACGCGGGGCTCATCTACAAGTCTTTCGGCAAGAATGAGAAGGCAATCAAGCTCTTCCAGCGCGCGCTGGAAATTGAGCCGCGCAACCCCGACTACAAGGTGGACCTGGCACGCCTGCTCTACGACTCCGGGCGCCTGACCGAAGCATGGGAGCAACTCGAATGGGTGCGGGTGAACGTCCCCGGCCATGAACGCATGCAGGCCCTTCGCCGCGAGATCCTGCTCAAGCAGGCCATGGAAGCCCGCGCGAAGTCCG